One segment of Capnocytophaga sp. oral taxon 878 DNA contains the following:
- a CDS encoding glycosyltransferase family 2 protein: MEISVVINTYNAEKHLATVLESTKDFDEVVICDMHSTDNTIAIAQKYGCKIVYCERYPYVEPARNFAIAQATHNWVLVIDADETVPEKLKNYLYQLAEKPELGGVYISFKNYFIDKFMRSAFPDFKLRFFKKEGADWSAEIHSTVKVKGEVIKLPRGRKDLASEHLANDSVATILNKNNNYSTQAAERHKGKKIGWIKLLFSPLFWFVKYYFIKKGCLDGKRGFIFAVLKAQYKFSCLAKIYEYQQTHYSGNAS; the protein is encoded by the coding sequence ATGGAGATATCAGTAGTTATTAATACTTATAATGCAGAAAAACACTTAGCTACCGTGTTGGAGAGCACTAAGGACTTTGATGAGGTAGTTATCTGTGATATGCACAGCACTGATAACACTATTGCTATAGCTCAAAAATACGGCTGCAAAATAGTGTATTGTGAGCGCTATCCTTATGTAGAGCCTGCTCGGAATTTTGCTATTGCACAAGCTACTCATAATTGGGTACTTGTAATAGATGCTGATGAAACTGTACCTGAAAAACTAAAAAACTACCTCTACCAACTGGCAGAAAAGCCTGAACTTGGTGGAGTTTATATCTCATTTAAAAATTATTTTATTGATAAGTTTATGCGTTCTGCCTTCCCTGATTTCAAGCTGCGCTTTTTTAAGAAAGAAGGGGCGGACTGGTCGGCTGAGATACACTCGACTGTTAAAGTAAAGGGTGAAGTTATCAAGCTACCACGAGGGCGCAAAGACTTAGCTTCTGAGCATTTGGCTAATGACTCGGTAGCTACCATCCTTAACAAAAATAACAACTATAGTACCCAAGCAGCAGAACGACATAAAGGTAAGAAAATAGGGTGGATAAAGCTGCTATTTTCTCCTTTGTTTTGGTTTGTAAAATACTATTTTATTAAGAAAGGATGTTTAGATGGTAAACGAGGTTTTATATTTGCCGTACTAAAAGCTCAATACAAATTTTCTTGCTTAGCAAAAATTTATGAATATCAACAAACACATTATTCTGGTAATGCCTCCTGA
- a CDS encoding DUF2723 domain-containing protein, with product MTEKIFAKYNLIAGWGVFVIALITYCLTVEPTVSFWDCGEYIATSAKLEVGHPPGAPFFQMMGAVLSAFAPNADKVALLVNFMSVLSSAFTVFFLYFIIVNFTKKIAIRGQKELSVAQTIAVMGSGAVGALAYTFSDSFWFNAVEAEVYAMAMLFMSVMLWLGIKWTDSLDKPRGNRWLLLIALVVGLSFGVHFMALLTIPAIGMLYFFNSHYKKTFWNFIIANVVSIAILLLIFKLILPYTLAYFGYLEVFFVNSFGMPFNSGTIIAGITVVAFFYFSLQYASKKGYARLQTGVLCLLFVFIGFSSWLMVPIRSNADTVINENSPTDARLLLAYYNLEQYPETHLFYGPMYSDKYAGMDENNPYEDAKPKYERDYTTRQYVIVNQYKNAQMAANSKHEGLLPRMWSSQHAANYMKLTGPLSFTIKEEAYEEPKLAAFLQEIQKPANLERMPLERYDQFLTDYRDYIDVKKPSFWENMEYLFKYQFGYMYFRYFAWNFIGRQDDVQGKMDNDHGNWLSGINLIDEAHLGSQQFLPSDVLNNKARNTYYFLPLILGLAGLLFMSARSEQQAWVVLVLFLFTGLALKIYLNERPFEPRERDYALVGSFYAFAIWIGMGVYALFHWGRKLMPSNTIAITAVALSASVPAVMAYQNWDDHDRSQKYSAEFIADAYLDSVAKDKDAMIFTIGDNDTFLLWYAQEIEGYRTDVRVINTSLLQTDWYIDQMKRQAYESSPIPAQIVHKQYAHGVREGIYYQKRTDNRWNIKDFVNWVTSDDPATRSVRGNGEVQQTFYYYPTNKIRVPVNKENVLKSGIVKPEDADKIVDYIDINLPGAIDKARIVMLDILANNDWKRPIYFTGGSMDAAEYMWMKDYLQLDGLVYKLVPIKTAIDKNHPYDMGRIDTDLMYNIIKKWTWGNMGKKGIYLDPETRKNSIIFRGNIARLTEQMIAEGKKAQAKEMLDIAMANMPVEGYGYYFTLDPFVQGYYRIGEVEKARDIARQVIKKYKEELNYYNHLPVTEMRESSSKIQYCIDRYGELLVITKPYDKEFYDQEWKTFKEQVRLYMDEKEIDVYFEEAAADTTKTTPKAEATADTLAAE from the coding sequence ATGACTGAAAAGATTTTTGCTAAATACAATTTGATAGCTGGATGGGGCGTATTTGTTATTGCCCTAATTACTTATTGCCTTACTGTGGAACCTACGGTTAGCTTTTGGGATTGCGGTGAGTATATTGCTACTTCGGCAAAACTGGAAGTGGGACACCCTCCTGGGGCTCCGTTTTTCCAGATGATGGGAGCTGTACTCTCGGCTTTTGCTCCTAATGCTGATAAGGTGGCGCTGCTGGTGAACTTTATGTCGGTACTATCAAGTGCTTTCACGGTATTCTTTTTGTATTTTATTATCGTGAACTTTACTAAGAAGATTGCGATACGTGGGCAGAAGGAGCTTAGTGTGGCACAGACGATAGCTGTAATGGGCAGTGGTGCTGTGGGGGCGCTAGCATATACGTTTTCGGATAGTTTTTGGTTCAATGCTGTGGAAGCGGAGGTGTATGCTATGGCGATGCTATTTATGTCGGTAATGTTATGGTTGGGGATTAAATGGACGGACAGCCTTGATAAACCGCGTGGCAACCGCTGGTTGTTACTTATTGCTTTGGTAGTGGGACTTTCATTTGGGGTACACTTTATGGCATTGCTTACTATTCCGGCTATAGGGATGTTGTACTTCTTTAACAGTCATTACAAGAAGACTTTCTGGAATTTTATTATTGCTAACGTGGTATCGATAGCGATATTGCTACTTATATTTAAACTGATATTGCCTTATACGCTGGCTTATTTTGGGTATTTGGAGGTATTTTTTGTGAATAGTTTTGGGATGCCATTTAACTCGGGTACTATAATTGCGGGTATTACGGTGGTGGCGTTCTTCTATTTTAGTCTTCAGTATGCTAGTAAGAAGGGGTATGCGCGGTTGCAAACGGGGGTATTGTGCTTATTGTTTGTATTTATAGGTTTTTCGTCGTGGTTGATGGTTCCTATCCGCTCAAATGCTGATACGGTTATAAATGAGAACAGTCCGACTGATGCGCGCTTGCTTTTGGCGTATTACAATCTTGAACAATATCCTGAGACGCATTTGTTTTACGGTCCTATGTACTCGGACAAATATGCGGGGATGGATGAGAACAACCCTTATGAAGATGCTAAGCCTAAATATGAAAGGGATTACACTACGAGGCAGTATGTGATTGTGAACCAGTACAAGAATGCGCAGATGGCTGCCAATAGCAAGCACGAAGGGCTATTGCCGCGTATGTGGAGCTCACAGCATGCTGCTAACTATATGAAACTTACAGGGCCTTTGAGCTTTACTATTAAAGAAGAGGCTTATGAGGAGCCTAAGCTGGCGGCTTTCCTACAAGAGATACAAAAGCCTGCGAACTTAGAGAGAATGCCATTGGAGCGTTATGACCAGTTTTTGACAGACTACCGCGACTATATAGATGTGAAAAAGCCGAGCTTTTGGGAGAATATGGAGTATCTTTTTAAATATCAGTTTGGATATATGTATTTTAGATACTTTGCTTGGAACTTTATAGGTAGGCAAGACGATGTGCAAGGGAAGATGGATAATGACCACGGCAACTGGCTATCGGGGATAAACCTTATAGATGAGGCGCATTTGGGGTCGCAACAGTTTTTACCTTCGGATGTACTGAATAACAAGGCACGGAATACTTACTACTTTTTGCCATTGATATTGGGATTGGCAGGGCTGCTATTTATGTCGGCCAGAAGTGAGCAGCAAGCGTGGGTGGTGCTGGTATTATTTCTATTTACAGGATTGGCGCTGAAAATATACTTGAATGAGCGGCCGTTTGAACCACGAGAGCGAGATTATGCACTTGTAGGCTCCTTCTATGCTTTTGCTATATGGATAGGAATGGGAGTGTATGCTTTGTTCCACTGGGGCAGGAAGCTGATGCCTTCTAATACAATAGCTATTACTGCTGTAGCGCTATCGGCAAGTGTACCTGCTGTTATGGCATATCAAAACTGGGATGACCACGACCGCTCACAGAAATATTCGGCAGAGTTTATAGCTGATGCTTACTTAGACTCGGTAGCTAAGGATAAGGATGCTATGATATTCACGATAGGGGATAATGATACCTTCCTACTATGGTATGCCCAAGAGATAGAAGGCTACCGTACTGATGTGCGTGTGATAAACACAAGCTTATTACAAACAGACTGGTACATAGACCAAATGAAAAGACAAGCTTATGAGAGTTCGCCTATACCTGCACAAATAGTACATAAGCAATATGCACACGGAGTGCGTGAAGGTATCTATTACCAAAAGCGTACTGATAACCGTTGGAATATTAAGGATTTTGTGAACTGGGTAACATCGGACGACCCTGCAACACGTAGCGTACGTGGTAATGGTGAGGTGCAACAGACCTTCTACTACTACCCTACTAATAAAATACGTGTGCCTGTGAATAAAGAAAACGTACTGAAAAGCGGCATTGTAAAACCTGAAGATGCTGATAAGATAGTAGATTACATAGACATCAACCTACCAGGGGCTATTGATAAGGCGCGTATTGTAATGTTAGACATTTTGGCTAATAACGATTGGAAACGCCCTATATACTTTACCGGTGGTAGTATGGATGCAGCTGAATATATGTGGATGAAAGACTACTTACAGCTAGATGGACTTGTGTACAAACTTGTGCCTATTAAAACCGCTATAGATAAGAATCATCCTTACGATATGGGACGTATAGATACTGACCTGATGTACAACATTATAAAGAAATGGACGTGGGGTAATATGGGCAAAAAAGGTATCTATTTAGACCCAGAAACAAGGAAGAACAGTATTATATTCCGCGGTAATATAGCACGACTTACTGAACAGATGATAGCAGAAGGCAAGAAAGCTCAGGCTAAAGAAATGCTGGATATAGCAATGGCTAATATGCCAGTGGAGGGTTATGGTTATTACTTTACCCTTGACCCCTTTGTGCAAGGCTATTACCGCATAGGAGAGGTGGAGAAAGCCCGTGATATTGCCCGCCAAGTGATTAAGAAGTACAAAGAAGAACTGAATTACTATAACCACTTGCCTGTAACAGAAATGCGAGAAAGCTCATCTAAAATACAGTACTGTATAGACCGATATGGAGAGCTACTTGTGATAACTAAACCTTATGATAAGGAATTCTATGACCAAGAGTGGAAAACCTTTAAAGAGCAAGTGCGTCTATATATGGATGAGAAGGAGATAGATGTGTACTTTGAGGAAGCTGCTGCCGATACAACTAAAACAACACCAAAGGCAGAAGCTACCGCTGATACTTTGGCTGCTGAGTAA